One window of the Megalops cyprinoides isolate fMegCyp1 chromosome 2, fMegCyp1.pri, whole genome shotgun sequence genome contains the following:
- the si:ch73-174h16.4 gene encoding leucine-rich repeat-containing protein 14: MVPSLVRLCAKEVVSDHSSSPCWLGCVPRELYQPLLEAAFAHCRPLAIGELVQRWPERTLRLGGRRRPGQSPPNRLCVQALLLAVVRGLGDKRCALQVLDLCGLQCEEGGAVDSMGGWSLTVALCSMVLQAKGAAQGGPRRERERERKRVLEAEREKDGVVKRERGLGAGGARGQELDKERALGVRRRMERERVRGSGGGDGGDPEEDGVVVRVRADLFVNARSWERVRTALSAPGPLRLHCRYLRVEEIPALSIAVLLALLRPAGLLGMDIRYSSLGVSGLALLLPALAPFPALSSLRLHYCNLDMRWDQSGQEEALRDVAKGLSKLERLQRLSLTALRLPGHLRMLLSGLSQPLEVLELPYLSLSPADLSYLSCSPHASSLRRLDLSENKLDEAALPSLRRLLHQAAGSLSHLSLSGCGLSDGLLGALLPSLGCCRALRTLALALNPLSQAGVLSLVRVAAGIPSLRLLLYPNPLEEYQPGLPPLPSSAQLLDWPLDEVLERRDAMELEMAKVLAENGRSDLLLTSDLLSYNGDLIEEQ, encoded by the exons ATGGTGCCCTCGTTGGTCCGTCTGTGTGCTAAGGAAGTCGTGAGTGACCACAGCTCCTCTCCGTGCTGGCTCGGCTGCGTACCGAGAGAGCTGTACCAGCCCCTCTTGGAGGCCGCCTTTGCTCACTGCCGCCCGCTGGCCATCGGCGAGCTGGTACAGCGCTGGCCCGAGCGGACTCTCAGACTCGGGGGCCGGAGGAGGCCGGGGCAGAGCCCTCCTAACCGGCTGTGTGTCCAGGCTCTACTTTTGGCCGTCGTCCGAGGACTGGGGGACAAGAG GTGTGCTCTCCAAGTGTTGGATCTGTGTGGACTGCAGTGTGAGGAAGGGGGTGCAGTGGACTCCATGGGGGGCTGGTCACTGACCGTGGCCCTCTGCTCCATGGTGCTGCAGGCCAAGGGCGCTGCCCAGGGAGGCCcccgcagggagagggagcgggagaggaagagggtgctggaggcggagagagagaaggacggcgtggtgaaaagagagaggggcctGGGGGCAGGAGGAGCCAGGGGGCAGGAGTTGGACAAGGAGCGGGCActgggggtgaggaggaggatggagcgggagagggtgagggggagcggagggggggacgggggggaccCGGAGGAGGACGGCGTGGTGGTGCGGGTGCGGGCCGACCTGTTTGTGAACGCCCGCTCCTGGGAGCGCGTGCGCACAGCCCTCAGCGCGCCGGGGCCCCTGCGTCTGCACTGCCGCTACCTCCGCGTGGAGGAGATCCCCGCGCTCAGCATCGCCGTGCTGCTGGCCCTCCTGCGTCCCGCCGGCCTGCTGGGGATGGACATTCGCTACAGCAGCCTGGGCGTGTCCGGCCTGGCCCTGCTGCTCCCCGCCCTCGCCCCGTTCCCCGCGCTCAGCTCCCTCCGGCTGCACTACTGCAACCTGGACATGCGCTGGGACCAGTCAGGCCAGGAGGAGGCGCTGCGGGATGTGGCGAAGGGCCTCAGCAAGCTGGAGCGACTGCAGCGTCTCAGCCTCACCGCACTGCGGCTGCCAGGACACCTGCGCATGCTGCTCAG TGGTCTCTCTCAGCCACTAGAGGTGCTGGAGCTCCCCTATCTGAGCCTGAGCCCCGCCGACCTCTCCTACCTGTCGTGCAGCCCCCACGCCTCCTCGCTGCGGCGCCTGGACCTGAGCGAGAACAAGCTGGACGAGGCAGCCCTGCCCTCGCTCCGCCGCCTGCTCCACCAGGCCGCGGGctccctctcccacctctccctcagcGGCTGTGGCCTCTCGGACGGCCTGCTGGGGGCGCTGCTGCCCTCCCTCGGCTGCTGCCGGGCCTTGCGCACCCTGGCGCTCGCCCTGAACCCGCTCTCCCAGGCCGGGGTGCTGTCCCTGGTCAGGGTGGCCGCTGGCATCCCCTCCCTGCGGCTGCTGCTTTACCCCAACCCACTGGAGGAGTACCAGCCGGGCCTGCCCCCGCTGCCCTCCAGCGCCCAGCTGCTGGACTGGCCCCTGGACGAGGTGCTGgagaggagggatgccatggaGCTGGAGATGGCGAAGGTGCTGGCAGAGAACGGGCGCTCCGACCTGCTCCTGACGTCCGACCTGCTGAGCTACAACGGTGACCTGATAGAGGAGCAATAA